A genomic segment from Nicotiana tabacum cultivar K326 chromosome 7, ASM71507v2, whole genome shotgun sequence encodes:
- the LOC142161820 gene encoding peroxidase N1: MEYYHHSINKMAMFMVILVLAIDVTMVLGQGTRVGFYSSTCPRAESIVQSTVRAHFQSDPTVAPGILRMHFHDCFVLGCDGSILIEGSDAERTAIPNRNLKGFDVIEDAKTQIEAICPGVVSCADILALAARDSVVATRGLTWSVPTGRRDGRVSRAADAGDLPAFFDSVDIQKRKFLTKGLNTQDLVALTGAHTIGTAGCAVIRDRLFNFNSTGGPDPSIDATFLPQLRALCPQNGDASRRVGLDTGSVNNFDTSYFSNLRNGRGVLESDQKLWTDASTQVFVQRFLGIRGLLGLTFGVEFGRSMVKMSNIEVKTGTNGEIRKVCSAIN, from the exons ATGGAGTACTATCACCATTCAATTAACAAAATGGCCATGTTTATGGTTATTCTAGTGCTAGCCATAGATGTGACTATGGTTTTAGGCCAAGGAACCCGTGTTGGATTTTATTCCAGTACGTGCCCAAGGGCCGAATCCATAGTTCAATCAACGGTGAGGGCTCATTTTCAGTCTGATCCAACGGTGGCACCAGGAATCCTGAGAATGCACTTCCATGATTGTTTTGTACTAGGTTGTGATGGTTCTATCCTCATTGAAGGTTCAGACGCTGAGAGAACTGCTATCCCAAACAGAAATTTGAAAGGATTCGACGTTATTGAGGATGCTAAGACGCAAATTGAAGCTATCTGTCCTGGAGTTGTTTCCTGTGCTGATATTCTTGCTCTAGCTGCTCGTGATTCCGTTGTTGCG ACTAGGGGACTGACATGGTCTGTGCCTACGGGACGTAGAGATGGGCGAGTTTCGAGAGCAGCTGATGCGGGTGACCTGCCAGCTTTTTTTGATTCTGTGGATATTCAAAAGCGAAAGTTTCTTACAAAGGGTCTCAACACTCAAGATCTTGTCGCCCTTACTG GTGCGCACACTATTGGAACCGCAGGTTGCGCAGTCATCAGAGACAGGCTATTCAATTTCAACTCCACTGGTGGCCCTGACCCTTCAATAGATGCAACCTTTCTTCCTCAGCTTCGAGCATTATGTCCACAAAATGGGGATGCCTCAAGGCGTGTGGGACTAGACACTGGAAGCGTAAACAATTTCGACACTTCGTATTTCTCCAACCTCAGGAATGGTCGTGGAGTTCTGGAATCAGACCAGAAGCTGTGGACCGATGCTTCTACACAGGTGTTTGTCCAAAGGTTTTTAGGTATTAGGGGATTACTTGGATTGACATTCGGCGTGGAGTTTGGCAGGTCCATGGTTAAAATGAGCAATATTGAAGTTAAGACTGGCACTAATGGTGAAATTCGTAAAGTTTGCTCTGCTATCAACTGA